In Perognathus longimembris pacificus isolate PPM17 chromosome 3, ASM2315922v1, whole genome shotgun sequence, a single window of DNA contains:
- the Plpp2 gene encoding phospholipid phosphatase 2 isoform X1: MERRWVFVLLDVLCVLVASLPFVILTLVNTPYKRGFYCGDDSIRYPYRPDTITHGVMAGVIITATVLLVSAGEAYLVYTDRLYSRSDFNNYVAAVYKVLGTFLFGAAVSQSLTDLAKYMIGRLRPNFLAVCDPDWSRVNCSAYVQLDRVCRGSAANVTEARLSFYSGHSSFGMYCMVFLALYVQARLCWKWARLLRPTVQFFLVAFALYVGYTRVSDHKHHWSDVFVGLLQGALVAGLTVHYVSDFFKPRPPPACQDVEEVERKPSLSLTLTLGEAESSRYGYPASS; the protein is encoded by the exons CCTCTCTGCCATTCGTCATCCTGACCCTGGTGAACACCCCGTACAAGCGGGGGTTCTACTGCGGCGATGACTCCATCCGCTACCCCTACCGCCCGGACACCATCACCCACGGGGTCATGGCCGGGGTCATCATCACAGCCACTGTCCTCCTC GTGTCAGCCGGTGAGGCTTACCTGGTGTACACCGACCGCCTCTACTCCCGCTCCGACTTCAACAACTACGTGGCTGCTGTCTACAAGGTGCTGGGGACCTTCTTGTTTGGGGCAGCTGTGAGCCAATCACTGACCGACCTGGCCAAGTACATGATCGGTCGTCTGCGTCCCAACTTCCTGGCTGTCTGTGACCCCGACTGGAGCCGGGTCAACTGCTCAGCCTATGTGCAGCTGGACAGAGTGTGCAGGGGGAGTGCGGCCAATGTCACCGAGGCCAG GCTGTCTTTCTATTCTGGACACTCTTCCTTCGGCATGTACTGCATGGTGTTCTTGGCG ctgtaCGTGCAGGCGCGGCTCTGCTGGAAGTGGGCACGGCTGCTGCGGCCCACAGTTCAGTTCTTCCTGGTGGCCTTTGCCCTCTATGTGGGGTACACCCGCGTGTCTGACCACAAGCACCACTGGAGTGATGTGTTCGTCGGCCTCCTGCAGGGGGCGCTGGTGGCGGGCCTCACT GTCCACTACGTCTCGGACTTCTTCAAACCCCGGCCCCCGCCAGCCTGCCAGGACGTGGAGGAGGTGGAACGCAAACCCAGCCTGTCGCTGACGCTGACCCTCGGCGAGGCTGAGTCCAGCCGTTATGGGTACCCGGCCTCTTCCTGA
- the Plpp2 gene encoding phospholipid phosphatase 2 isoform X2, whose protein sequence is MAGVIITATVLLVSAGEAYLVYTDRLYSRSDFNNYVAAVYKVLGTFLFGAAVSQSLTDLAKYMIGRLRPNFLAVCDPDWSRVNCSAYVQLDRVCRGSAANVTEARLSFYSGHSSFGMYCMVFLALYVQARLCWKWARLLRPTVQFFLVAFALYVGYTRVSDHKHHWSDVFVGLLQGALVAGLTVHYVSDFFKPRPPPACQDVEEVERKPSLSLTLTLGEAESSRYGYPASS, encoded by the exons ATGGCCGGGGTCATCATCACAGCCACTGTCCTCCTC GTGTCAGCCGGTGAGGCTTACCTGGTGTACACCGACCGCCTCTACTCCCGCTCCGACTTCAACAACTACGTGGCTGCTGTCTACAAGGTGCTGGGGACCTTCTTGTTTGGGGCAGCTGTGAGCCAATCACTGACCGACCTGGCCAAGTACATGATCGGTCGTCTGCGTCCCAACTTCCTGGCTGTCTGTGACCCCGACTGGAGCCGGGTCAACTGCTCAGCCTATGTGCAGCTGGACAGAGTGTGCAGGGGGAGTGCGGCCAATGTCACCGAGGCCAG GCTGTCTTTCTATTCTGGACACTCTTCCTTCGGCATGTACTGCATGGTGTTCTTGGCG ctgtaCGTGCAGGCGCGGCTCTGCTGGAAGTGGGCACGGCTGCTGCGGCCCACAGTTCAGTTCTTCCTGGTGGCCTTTGCCCTCTATGTGGGGTACACCCGCGTGTCTGACCACAAGCACCACTGGAGTGATGTGTTCGTCGGCCTCCTGCAGGGGGCGCTGGTGGCGGGCCTCACT GTCCACTACGTCTCGGACTTCTTCAAACCCCGGCCCCCGCCAGCCTGCCAGGACGTGGAGGAGGTGGAACGCAAACCCAGCCTGTCGCTGACGCTGACCCTCGGCGAGGCTGAGTCCAGCCGTTATGGGTACCCGGCCTCTTCCTGA
- the Plpp2 gene encoding phospholipid phosphatase 2 isoform X3 encodes MIGRLRPNFLAVCDPDWSRVNCSAYVQLDRVCRGSAANVTEARLSFYSGHSSFGMYCMVFLALYVQARLCWKWARLLRPTVQFFLVAFALYVGYTRVSDHKHHWSDVFVGLLQGALVAGLTVHYVSDFFKPRPPPACQDVEEVERKPSLSLTLTLGEAESSRYGYPASS; translated from the exons ATGATCGGTCGTCTGCGTCCCAACTTCCTGGCTGTCTGTGACCCCGACTGGAGCCGGGTCAACTGCTCAGCCTATGTGCAGCTGGACAGAGTGTGCAGGGGGAGTGCGGCCAATGTCACCGAGGCCAG GCTGTCTTTCTATTCTGGACACTCTTCCTTCGGCATGTACTGCATGGTGTTCTTGGCG ctgtaCGTGCAGGCGCGGCTCTGCTGGAAGTGGGCACGGCTGCTGCGGCCCACAGTTCAGTTCTTCCTGGTGGCCTTTGCCCTCTATGTGGGGTACACCCGCGTGTCTGACCACAAGCACCACTGGAGTGATGTGTTCGTCGGCCTCCTGCAGGGGGCGCTGGTGGCGGGCCTCACT GTCCACTACGTCTCGGACTTCTTCAAACCCCGGCCCCCGCCAGCCTGCCAGGACGTGGAGGAGGTGGAACGCAAACCCAGCCTGTCGCTGACGCTGACCCTCGGCGAGGCTGAGTCCAGCCGTTATGGGTACCCGGCCTCTTCCTGA